Within the Gigantopelta aegis isolate Gae_Host chromosome 8, Gae_host_genome, whole genome shotgun sequence genome, the region cacagctaaaagctgacgGGTGTGGCATGGATGGCCTAGTACCTGTACTAAATAATGCCACTAACGACATCactaagcacattgatttaatctgtaatggatgtcaaacattattaaCTGCCGGTCTTTAGTGGAAATTGCTACATTGTTCATtagcaaggaatgtttttttttttatatgcactttcagacggggaaagcacataccacggtctttgaccagttgtggtgcactagttccAGCgccaaattaaaaaaccccaaaaaaccccggttgaatggatctactAAGGTGGTTCCATCCTGCATCGCAAGCACTcgatcgactgagctaaatcccgccacttCCTATACTGAAAAGATTGATGAATCGCTGTCAAAATAACGTGTCTGCATTTTAGTGTAGCAAATCTTATTTGCGATAAACGGAAACTGTAGTTAAGGCATTAGTTTAgttgatgaattaaaattgtagaTTGTAATGTACTGAAAAATGACAATATTCCAGGATGAAGATGTCACCAAGGTTATGCAACACCTGGATTTGAACGGAGATGGTATTGTTGAACTCGTCGAGATCGCTCACATGACCGGCCTTAAAATGTCAAACCCAGTTCTACTGGCTAAATTCCACAAAGCGGATAGCAACGGTAAGAATTTACCTAGGAAATCGGTATGTACTTGGGAAGTAGCATTTGTATTACTCCCCAATTTCGTTTAGCGGTTCGACACTGGTTTTAATTGAAATTGCAATACGATGTCCTTAAGTTTGTAACAGTCCGAACGTAATTTTATCTTCACAAGCGCAGTTTAATTTCGGTTAAATGATTAAAACGACGGCGTGCATGGTAGCGCGACTTCTTTCAGGAAACTGCACATCAAACCGTTACAATTTGAAGTGCATTAACTTTCCATTGCATACTTGGCTGTGCCATCTCGCATTGATGAATGATGAATGTGACAAATGTAATGTTTATGACCAGGAATCGCCAGTAAATTTTTAACAGCGTGTATGTACACGCTACTGTGTTTTGATACGTGCGGAGACTCGTTAAAATATGGTtgcaattttaaaatagttACAATTGTGCTTAACTAGGGTACTAGATTCGACCCATTTGCCGGAAACAATTGCTCGACCGAATTGTTTTCACGTATATACCGAATCCAATGGTAGGTTTGAATGAAACTTTGCATGTAGCAGTTTTAGCCACTTACTATTAACGTGATTTGATTTAGCACTTATTATTTTTGTGCCTAAATGAATTGTTATGCCTAAATGAATTGTTATATGGGATTGTATGAATAATGCAACTGAAATGTAGTGAATTTAGCAGGTATTCGATCCTATTGTATTTCTACGATGGGTGGTTCTTGCTTCAACTACGCGTTAAAACGAACCCTTTTTTTTTCAGGCGATGGCGAACTGGACCTTCCTGAATTGGCAGCTTTCCACTTCGAGAACAAAAAGGAATGTGAGTAACCCATGAATGAtttgtatttttctatttaatgTCAAACCATTATGCAGACCCATacccttttttcccctttttctcCATCACGTCTCGTATATCATTGGCAGTGGTGGTAAGTGTTTGAGAAAGGAATATAAAGGCTGCCAGTTCTAAATATGTAGAATATTAAAAGTAGTGGGCAAAAAATTTACTTGCGTTTCATGGTTATCGCTGTTCAGTCATTCGGTCTACAGCATTCTATATTTTGATTACAATATTATCGCATATCATTATGCAACTCCTCTGGGACACAGGCGGATATTGCagattttaatgtttcaaaatgtttatttttatgcaaaCTGAAAATGCCATGTTGAAGGGTAATCGTAAAAGCAAGTGGTCACACCGCCCTAACAtgtatttctcgtttcagttcTTGACGCCATGGCCAAGCACGGACGTTAGGCTGTGAAGCGATCGGCACATTTGGCCGGATTTATGTAATGGCACGTATGCGGGTTAAGggttttcaataaaatattaaaaaaacatttcattgttGGTATTTTTTTAAGATCGAAAAGCAACTAGGATGTCAATATTGTCTGGGTCTTCAACCCAATTGGCAGACAAAAGCGCCAAATTTGGACCATCGATTGATTTTAGCCTAGGAACCATCTTGACAGTTTGGGATTTTAAAAGATGGCGACCAAAATACAAAATCGACGCCAGCAAAACTGCAATATCTCTTTGGCTGTAGTCGCATGTTGACCATGGGGTATCAAATCGGGGATTTGTGCTATTCATGGTCCACATTGCCATTTGCGTTTTCGAACCATCTTCGTAAATGGCGCGTACTTGCAGCTTGGATATATTATCGTGCTTGCTCGGATGTAGGGTTTGAAGGTGTGATTGGTCATGGGATCGATCGCCATTGGTATACAACCCAGTTGCCTTGTCAAATAGTATTGCTACGGAACGTGtgacggggcgggacgtagcggtggtaaaacgctcgcttgatgcgcggtcggtttaggatcgatcccagtcggtggggccatttctcgttccagccagtccaccacgactggtatatcaaaggccgtggtatgctatcctgtctgtgggatggtgcatataaaagatcccttgctgcaaatgagTAACCCATGAACCGGCGACGGCGactttcctgtctcaatatctgtgttccttaacatgtctgacgccatataaccgtaaataaaatgttgagtgtcgttgaataaaacatttcctcctttcTATAGTATTCTGAATTCTTTCGTCGCTGAACTAAGAAACTTTCTCTATCTGCATAGCTTTTCTAAGAGAAAGACTGGTTGATAATTGCATTTCAGTGTAACAAATGACActtgctctagtggcgtcgttaaataaaataaacttaacttTAATAAACGGAATTT harbors:
- the LOC121380202 gene encoding uncharacterized protein LOC121380202; this translates as MKTAYFFVVLLALTFVPEHVDGWFFRSVRRIRFSPYHTLGCMAACKWARSWACKACKRKRGLDVPDDADEDEDVTKVMQHLDLNGDGIVELVEIAHMTGLKMSNPVLLAKFHKADSNGDGELDLPELAAFHFENKKEFLDAMAKHGR